A genomic region of Synergistales bacterium contains the following coding sequences:
- a CDS encoding nucleotidyltransferase family protein, whose protein sequence is MTIARLLEEHRKDIVRLCERYGVRNLRVFGSVARGEADAASDIDLLVEMEPGRGLLDLGGFQYEVQQLLGRPVDVVTEGGLRPRIRERVLREALPL, encoded by the coding sequence ATGACTATTGCGCGGCTCCTCGAGGAGCATCGCAAGGATATTGTCCGGCTCTGCGAGCGATACGGCGTGCGTAACCTCCGGGTCTTCGGTTCGGTGGCCCGCGGTGAGGCCGATGCCGCGAGCGATATCGATCTGCTCGTGGAGATGGAGCCCGGCAGAGGGCTTCTGGATCTCGGTGGATTCCAGTATGAGGTGCAACAGCTTCTCGGCCGACCGGTGGATGTCGTGACCGAGGGGGGATTGAGACCCCGGATACGGGAGCGGGTGCTTCGGGAGGCCCTGCCGCTGTGA
- a CDS encoding DUF86 domain-containing protein encodes MREPAERLRDILESIAAIERYLHCGRQRFDGDELLQGWFVWHLQIIGEAVRALPQEVRDRAPDIDWNRIIGMRNVLVHGYFGIDTEIVWITASRDLPVLKTQIEALLWVLGEQQ; translated from the coding sequence GTGAGAGAGCCCGCAGAACGCCTTCGGGATATCCTGGAGTCCATTGCCGCGATCGAGCGGTATCTCCACTGTGGTCGCCAACGTTTTGACGGAGATGAACTGCTGCAGGGATGGTTTGTCTGGCATCTGCAGATCATTGGGGAGGCGGTGCGGGCTCTGCCTCAGGAGGTGCGGGACCGGGCACCGGATATCGACTGGAACAGGATCATCGGCATGCGGAATGTGCTGGTCCACGGGTATTTCGGGATTGATACCGAGATTGTCTGGATTACGGCCTCCCGGGATCTCCCTGTACTCAAAACGCAGATAGAAGCGCTTCTGTGGGTGCTGGGGGAACAGCAGTAG
- a CDS encoding TIGR00266 family protein encodes MTQWYLSYDGRRLGPFEQGQAEAQVREKQNGYAWRQGFTEWKPISEVSELRGGEIPTHVPPPPGGGQADVIDYKILGSEMQFVEVELDPGESVVAEAGAMMYMEPDIHMEAIFGDGSAQSSGGGFLQSLVGAGKRVFTGESLFMTVFQHKGSGKGHVAFGAPYPGNVLPIPLPTVGGMLVCQKDSFLCAAKGVSIDLYLQRKILTGLFGGEGFIMQKLIGDGLVFVHAGGTVVERNLGPGETVKVDTGCVVAFDSGVNFEIHQAGNIKTSLFGGEGLFLAELTGPGTVWLQSLPFSRLAGRMLRAAPQKGGSKGEGSILGALGNIVDGDNN; translated from the coding sequence ATGACACAGTGGTATCTCAGCTACGACGGTCGGCGTTTGGGGCCCTTCGAGCAGGGGCAGGCGGAGGCCCAGGTGCGGGAGAAGCAGAACGGCTATGCCTGGCGCCAGGGCTTTACGGAGTGGAAACCCATCAGCGAGGTGAGCGAGCTCCGCGGCGGGGAGATCCCTACCCATGTGCCCCCGCCCCCCGGTGGCGGGCAGGCCGACGTGATCGACTACAAGATCCTCGGCTCGGAGATGCAGTTCGTGGAGGTGGAGCTCGACCCCGGCGAGAGCGTGGTGGCCGAAGCGGGCGCCATGATGTATATGGAACCGGACATCCACATGGAGGCCATCTTCGGCGACGGTTCCGCGCAGTCTTCGGGAGGCGGCTTTCTGCAGAGCCTGGTGGGGGCCGGCAAGCGGGTCTTCACCGGTGAGAGCCTCTTCATGACGGTCTTCCAGCACAAGGGGAGCGGCAAGGGCCACGTGGCCTTCGGGGCGCCCTATCCGGGCAACGTGCTCCCTATCCCGCTGCCCACCGTGGGCGGGATGCTGGTCTGCCAGAAGGACAGCTTCCTCTGCGCCGCCAAGGGGGTTTCCATCGACCTCTATCTGCAGCGGAAGATCCTCACCGGACTCTTCGGCGGCGAGGGCTTCATCATGCAGAAGCTTATCGGCGACGGGCTGGTCTTCGTCCATGCCGGCGGCACGGTGGTGGAGCGCAACCTAGGGCCGGGCGAGACGGTCAAGGTGGACACCGGCTGCGTGGTAGCCTTCGACAGCGGCGTGAACTTCGAGATCCATCAGGCCGGCAACATCAAGACCTCCCTCTTCGGCGGCGAGGGGCTCTTCCTGGCGGAGCTCACCGGCCCCGGCACGGTGTGGCTGCAGTCGCTGCCCTTCTCCCGGCTGGCGGGACGGATGCTCCGGGCGGCGCCGCAGAAGGGCGGCAGCAAGGGCGAGGGCTCCATCCTCGGTGCCCTGGGCAACATCGTGGATGGTGACAACAACTAA